The following proteins come from a genomic window of Corynebacterium crudilactis:
- a CDS encoding LysR family transcriptional regulator, protein MRIDRISLEQLRIVSAIAEHGGFTKAADYLNQSQSNLSRTASLVERHLGVKLFDRTTRHFSLTDEGEKFVVMARNILEFYTRETNYFQDYVRGVNGVLRLATLPSLAATFLPSLIVKFRREFPDVRVEVSDFTAEEVLSRAVEGTIDLSITAIDSEYLRDDPDRFELEPLATEEFFCIVPSWHQFAHLDQISWSQLSEEPFVSFGESSSVRRIVDRALYGKDIRPSQIVTARSVSSVAGMCAAGIGLSAAPGFVLPLMNIQGLVFKPFEGAPITRTIGIVTPKAKALSKPALAFRELLSTIDPEDLNLPPRTEWHGLKDTIG, encoded by the coding sequence ATGAGAATAGATAGAATTTCTTTAGAGCAATTACGCATTGTTAGTGCTATAGCTGAACACGGAGGCTTCACTAAAGCAGCCGACTACCTTAACCAGTCTCAATCCAACCTCAGCCGCACAGCTTCCTTGGTGGAACGCCACCTTGGGGTCAAGCTTTTTGATCGTACTACCAGGCATTTTTCCCTCACTGATGAAGGAGAAAAATTTGTGGTGATGGCAAGAAATATCCTGGAATTTTACACTCGGGAAACTAATTATTTTCAGGATTATGTACGCGGAGTCAACGGCGTACTACGGTTAGCCACTTTGCCATCGTTGGCTGCGACGTTTCTTCCTTCATTGATCGTGAAATTTAGGAGAGAGTTTCCAGATGTTCGAGTAGAAGTCTCAGACTTTACGGCAGAAGAAGTACTGTCTAGGGCTGTAGAAGGAACTATTGATTTATCCATCACCGCCATTGATTCAGAATATTTACGCGATGACCCCGATCGATTTGAACTAGAACCACTCGCTACAGAAGAGTTCTTTTGTATTGTTCCGTCTTGGCATCAATTTGCTCACTTAGATCAGATTTCTTGGTCTCAGCTAAGCGAGGAGCCATTTGTTTCTTTTGGCGAATCAAGCTCGGTGAGAAGAATTGTGGATCGAGCGCTCTACGGAAAAGATATTCGTCCATCCCAAATAGTTACTGCGAGATCAGTGAGTTCAGTAGCAGGGATGTGTGCAGCAGGAATTGGGCTCTCTGCAGCCCCAGGATTTGTGTTGCCGTTAATGAATATTCAAGGTTTAGTATTTAAACCATTTGAGGGGGCGCCAATTACTAGAACGATTGGCATTGTCACTCCGAAAGCAAAGGCTTTAAGTAAACCTGCGTTAGCTTTTCGAGAATTGTTGAGCACTATTGATCCTGAGGATTTGAATCTTCCCCCTCGTACAGAATGGCATGGGTTGAAAGATACTATCGGTTAG
- a CDS encoding CitMHS family transporter translates to MIATLGFLTVGIFLALTLFTRVSVLISLVLVPIIFAIIGGFTPELGDMIGDGLVQVAPVAIMITFAILYFSLMVDVGLFDPLINKVVGWAKGDPVKIAIGTAIVTMAVALDGDGASTFLITISAFLPIYKRIGMRPLALTGIVALGAGVMNLIPWGGPTARAMASLDLLSADIFLPMLPAMIGGMIWVVFAAFIIGRIERKRIGPDGLSTSFNEQALEAEREHAGTPIWKTIINLVLTISLVVILLFQLFPLHVSFIIAFVIALIINRPSWNSQQELLSKHGGNVVLVITMIFAAGVFTGILRGTGMIEAMALQIVDWIPESAGGFLPIMVALVSMPLSLVFTPDAFYFGVVPVFAEATMAMGGDPAEIGRAAIVGQMTTGFPLSPLTASTFILIGMAKVSLGDHQRFIFGWAFGTSLVMAVIAVLTGAISI, encoded by the coding sequence TTGATTGCCACCCTCGGTTTCCTCACTGTCGGTATTTTTCTCGCCCTCACACTTTTTACTCGAGTTTCAGTACTCATCAGCCTTGTTCTAGTACCCATCATCTTCGCCATCATCGGCGGTTTCACACCAGAACTCGGAGACATGATCGGCGACGGACTAGTGCAAGTCGCACCAGTCGCGATCATGATTACGTTCGCCATTCTCTACTTCAGTCTCATGGTTGATGTAGGACTTTTCGATCCACTCATCAACAAAGTTGTCGGTTGGGCTAAAGGAGATCCGGTAAAAATTGCCATCGGCACGGCAATTGTGACAATGGCAGTTGCGCTAGATGGCGATGGAGCTTCAACATTCCTGATTACCATTTCTGCATTCCTTCCCATCTACAAAAGAATCGGCATGCGTCCCCTAGCGCTGACAGGAATCGTTGCCCTCGGTGCAGGTGTCATGAACTTGATTCCTTGGGGCGGGCCGACAGCACGAGCAATGGCATCGCTAGATTTGCTCAGTGCAGATATTTTCCTCCCGATGCTTCCAGCCATGATCGGCGGAATGATCTGGGTAGTTTTCGCAGCATTTATTATCGGCAGGATCGAACGAAAGAGAATCGGACCAGACGGCCTCAGTACATCATTTAATGAACAAGCACTCGAAGCTGAACGCGAGCATGCAGGCACTCCCATCTGGAAGACCATCATCAATCTTGTTTTAACAATCAGCCTTGTTGTTATTTTGCTCTTCCAGCTCTTCCCACTCCATGTCTCCTTCATTATTGCTTTCGTTATCGCATTGATCATCAACCGTCCTTCTTGGAACTCTCAGCAAGAATTGCTCTCCAAACACGGTGGAAATGTCGTTCTCGTCATCACCATGATCTTTGCGGCCGGAGTATTCACCGGAATTCTGCGTGGAACCGGAATGATCGAAGCGATGGCTCTTCAAATTGTTGATTGGATTCCGGAAAGCGCCGGTGGGTTCCTCCCCATCATGGTTGCTCTTGTCTCTATGCCTCTCAGCTTGGTCTTTACGCCTGATGCTTTCTACTTCGGTGTTGTACCTGTATTTGCAGAAGCAACTATGGCAATGGGCGGCGATCCTGCAGAAATTGGCCGAGCCGCAATCGTCGGACAGATGACTACCGGCTTCCCTTTGAGTCCGTTGACAGCTTCAACGTTCATCCTCATTGGCATGGCCAAGGTATCGCTTGGAGATCACCAGCGGTTCATTTTCGGATGGGCCTTTGGCACATCTTTGGTAATGGCAGTAATTGCCGTGCTGACCGGCGCAATCTCAATCTAG
- a CDS encoding acyclic terpene utilization AtuA family protein, giving the protein MSKIIRLGAGAGFSGDRIDPAQELVEHADLDYLIFECLGERTVAAGELRKRSDSNAGFDPLLEARIRACLPAAIAHGTRIITNAGAANPQAAATLIAQIARDISLPRPISIAVVTGDSVLDSTLQENPTVWETKKSVADSDGSPVSAHAYIGIDALLPALESGADVIIAGRVADPSLYLAPLVHEFGWRRDDYHLLGAGTAVGHLLECAGQLTGGYYADPVTKPVPNMAQLGFPFAEVSSDGSALLKKLPHAGGILTTRTCTEQLLYEVSEPAGYITPDVVADFSNVIFTQVGPETVHIKGATGTPRTDFLKVTLGYQSGWMGEGQISYAGPRALERAQLAADIVMDRLIKLHKIPKSSLNVELIGTGSAFRGLETTATAAPEVRVRIAGIVPEESQANIIGWEVESLYTNGPAAGGGARQQTKELLSIRSALLPRELVCTTIQILEVPVS; this is encoded by the coding sequence ATGAGCAAAATCATCCGACTTGGTGCAGGAGCAGGCTTTTCCGGTGACCGCATTGATCCAGCGCAAGAATTAGTAGAACACGCAGATCTGGATTATCTCATCTTTGAATGTCTCGGTGAGCGAACCGTGGCTGCGGGAGAACTACGAAAAAGAAGCGATAGTAATGCTGGTTTTGATCCCTTGCTTGAAGCACGAATACGCGCTTGCTTGCCAGCTGCAATTGCACACGGAACCCGCATTATTACTAATGCAGGCGCAGCTAATCCCCAGGCTGCAGCAACTCTAATTGCTCAGATTGCCCGCGATATTTCGCTTCCCCGCCCAATTTCCATTGCTGTTGTTACAGGAGATTCTGTACTTGATTCAACGCTGCAGGAAAATCCAACAGTGTGGGAGACCAAAAAATCTGTGGCGGACTCAGATGGTTCACCTGTTTCCGCTCATGCATACATTGGAATTGATGCCTTACTTCCTGCTCTTGAGTCTGGTGCTGATGTCATCATCGCAGGCCGAGTAGCCGACCCATCATTATATTTAGCACCACTAGTTCATGAATTCGGCTGGCGCCGAGACGATTATCATCTTCTTGGAGCTGGTACCGCAGTAGGACATCTTTTGGAATGTGCAGGTCAGTTAACTGGTGGATATTACGCAGATCCGGTGACCAAGCCCGTGCCAAATATGGCACAACTAGGTTTCCCTTTTGCAGAAGTATCTTCAGATGGATCTGCGCTTTTAAAAAAACTTCCCCATGCCGGTGGAATTCTCACTACCCGTACATGCACAGAACAACTACTCTACGAGGTTTCAGAACCAGCTGGGTATATCACTCCAGATGTTGTTGCGGATTTTAGTAATGTCATTTTTACCCAAGTGGGACCGGAAACTGTCCATATTAAAGGTGCAACAGGAACACCTCGCACGGATTTTCTCAAAGTTACATTGGGCTATCAGTCCGGATGGATGGGGGAAGGACAAATTTCCTATGCGGGCCCACGCGCTCTCGAGCGTGCTCAGTTGGCAGCAGATATCGTGATGGACAGATTGATAAAGCTGCATAAAATCCCGAAATCCTCACTAAATGTAGAGCTCATCGGCACAGGATCAGCTTTCCGGGGGCTTGAGACTACTGCCACCGCAGCACCCGAAGTACGCGTCCGCATAGCCGGGATCGTGCCTGAGGAAAGTCAGGCAAACATTATTGGGTGGGAAGTAGAAAGTTTATACACAAATGGGCCAGCTGCAGGTGGAGGTGCGCGCCAACAAACTAAAGAACTCCTCAGCATCCGTTCAGCACTACTCCCCCGTGAACTTGTATGCACCACAATCCAAATTTTGGAGGTTCCAGTATCATGA
- a CDS encoding AtuA-related protein, with the protein MMILDDLAATRTGDKGDTLILAVLPHNSAAFQHLVQHLDCTTIAAHFHVSEKVVTREIVTSVESMVFTIRGVLGGGVTGSPVLDGHGKTLSYHALNVYIPMLDLTG; encoded by the coding sequence ATGATGATTCTCGATGATCTAGCTGCCACTCGTACTGGTGACAAAGGCGATACCTTAATCCTTGCCGTGTTACCTCATAACTCAGCCGCATTTCAACACTTGGTGCAACACCTTGATTGCACCACAATCGCAGCCCACTTCCACGTTTCAGAAAAAGTGGTTACTCGTGAAATTGTCACATCCGTGGAATCTATGGTGTTCACAATTCGTGGAGTGCTAGGAGGAGGAGTCACTGGCTCTCCAGTTTTAGATGGCCATGGAAAAACACTGAGTTACCATGCGCTCAACGTCTATATACCGATGCTTGATCTCACTGGCTAA
- the thpR gene encoding RNA 2',3'-cyclic phosphodiesterase — protein sequence MRLFASITPPIEITEHLINAVRPYKDDLRWADPDNWHITLAFYGELPDGSVEDLVEHLSTAARLNEEFTIRIKGAGSFNRKNLWMGVGGDTKNLRRLMADCLINPEERQRQRAHLTVAKPTQRQRSHDWDPVIPDLVHALSVYEGPEWPVTDIELVSSEPGKGRSGGPLYTTVATIALSSALV from the coding sequence ATGAGACTGTTTGCGTCGATTACTCCACCAATTGAGATTACCGAGCACCTAATTAACGCAGTTCGTCCCTACAAGGATGATTTGCGGTGGGCTGACCCGGACAACTGGCACATCACTTTAGCTTTCTACGGCGAATTACCTGATGGCTCAGTAGAAGATCTCGTCGAACACCTCAGCACAGCAGCCCGATTAAATGAAGAATTCACCATCAGGATCAAAGGTGCTGGCTCCTTTAACCGAAAGAATTTATGGATGGGCGTTGGCGGAGACACCAAAAATCTACGACGCCTGATGGCTGATTGCCTCATTAATCCGGAAGAACGACAACGCCAGCGTGCACATTTGACCGTGGCAAAACCTACACAACGCCAGCGAAGCCACGACTGGGATCCTGTTATTCCAGACCTAGTACACGCACTTTCCGTATATGAAGGCCCAGAATGGCCAGTAACTGATATTGAATTGGTATCCTCTGAACCTGGTAAAGGTAGAAGTGGTGGCCCCCTTTATACAACAGTGGCCACCATCGCATTATCGTCTGCTCTTGTTTAG
- a CDS encoding ribokinase encodes MSNRIVVVGSINADLNLHVERHPAPGETLLGSGGNITAGGKGANQAVAAALQGAEVAFIGAVGNDPYAEPALEFLRSSGVDLSAVSESEETTGLAVITISQDGENNIVVIPGANALVDCDYVSSHSDLLADAGIVLLQGEIPADGFKQAVHHTMGRVVVNLAPVIDVDRSSLLEADPIIANEHEAGLILKQLGVGIESTDPHDLAQALLEAGFASVVMTLGAAGALVADSSGITDITTPTVQAVDTTGAGDAFAGAFCARLVKGDSLINAAQHAARVGAFSVQSAGAQASYPDAQDTLPAV; translated from the coding sequence ATGAGTAATCGCATTGTCGTTGTCGGATCCATCAATGCCGACCTTAATTTGCATGTTGAACGTCATCCAGCTCCAGGGGAAACCCTTTTGGGCAGTGGCGGAAACATAACCGCAGGTGGCAAGGGCGCAAACCAGGCTGTGGCTGCCGCTCTTCAAGGTGCTGAAGTTGCGTTTATTGGCGCTGTTGGAAATGACCCCTATGCCGAACCAGCCCTGGAATTTCTCCGTTCCTCTGGCGTTGATCTCTCTGCAGTATCTGAGTCTGAGGAAACCACTGGCCTCGCTGTCATTACTATTTCTCAAGATGGCGAAAATAACATCGTGGTCATCCCCGGCGCGAATGCCCTGGTTGATTGCGATTATGTCAGTAGCCATTCTGATCTTCTGGCCGACGCGGGGATTGTGCTGCTTCAGGGAGAAATTCCTGCTGATGGTTTCAAGCAGGCGGTGCATCACACGATGGGTCGCGTCGTGGTTAATCTTGCGCCGGTGATCGATGTGGACAGGTCTTCTCTGCTTGAGGCAGATCCGATTATTGCCAATGAGCATGAGGCTGGCCTGATCTTGAAGCAGCTTGGGGTGGGCATTGAGTCCACAGATCCGCATGACTTGGCGCAGGCTCTGCTTGAGGCTGGTTTCGCTTCCGTTGTCATGACACTTGGTGCGGCGGGTGCCCTTGTTGCTGATTCATCTGGCATCACCGATATCACCACGCCAACGGTTCAAGCGGTAGATACTACGGGTGCCGGCGACGCTTTTGCAGGAGCCTTCTGCGCGCGATTGGTGAAGGGAGATTCGCTTATCAACGCCGCCCAGCATGCAGCACGCGTCGGTGCCTTCTCGGTGCAAAGCGCCGGAGCGCAAGCGTCTTATCCAGACGCTCAGGACACACTTCCGGCTGTATAA
- a CDS encoding bile acid:sodium symporter family protein — protein MSDTGIEEDKKEGRSAAIIIYAFPSFILLGAIIAFVFPEPFVPLTEYINIFLTIIMFTMGLTLTLPDFQMVLKRPLPVLIGVIAQFVIMPFLAIVVAKIFNLNPALAVGLLMLGSVPGGTSSNVIAFLARGDVALSVTMTSVSTIVSPIMTPFLMLMLSGTETAVDGMGMAWTLVQTVLLPVIIGLVLRIFLSKWIDKILPVLPYLSIMGIGGVVFGAVAANAERLMTVGLIVFVAVIVHNIFGYILGYLTGRMFKMPETANRTMAIEIGTQSAGLASGMAGRFFSPEAALPGAVAAVVHNITGAVYVGLVRNRPLTKETKRKETIKVSS, from the coding sequence GTGTCTGACACAGGAATAGAAGAAGACAAGAAAGAAGGCCGTTCGGCGGCCATTATTATTTATGCGTTCCCAAGCTTCATTTTGCTGGGCGCAATCATTGCGTTTGTTTTCCCGGAACCGTTTGTTCCGCTGACTGAATACATCAATATCTTCCTCACCATCATCATGTTTACGATGGGCTTGACCTTGACGCTGCCTGATTTTCAGATGGTGCTCAAGCGTCCACTTCCTGTCTTGATCGGTGTAATAGCACAGTTTGTCATCATGCCATTTTTGGCAATCGTGGTGGCAAAAATATTTAACCTCAACCCCGCGTTGGCAGTCGGTTTGCTCATGCTGGGATCAGTACCAGGTGGTACCTCATCTAATGTGATTGCATTCCTGGCCCGAGGCGACGTAGCACTCTCCGTCACCATGACTTCTGTATCCACGATTGTTTCCCCAATCATGACGCCATTCCTCATGCTGATGCTGTCCGGCACCGAAACCGCGGTCGATGGCATGGGCATGGCTTGGACCTTGGTGCAGACAGTTCTTTTGCCTGTCATCATTGGCCTTGTCCTACGCATATTCCTCAGCAAGTGGATCGATAAGATCTTGCCAGTCCTTCCTTATCTCTCCATCATGGGCATCGGTGGCGTAGTTTTCGGCGCAGTCGCCGCTAATGCTGAACGTCTCATGACAGTCGGACTCATCGTCTTCGTCGCCGTCATCGTGCACAACATATTTGGATACATACTGGGTTACCTCACCGGCCGTATGTTCAAAATGCCAGAGACAGCCAACCGCACAATGGCTATTGAGATCGGAACGCAATCTGCTGGTCTTGCATCCGGCATGGCAGGACGCTTCTTCAGCCCAGAAGCTGCCCTTCCAGGTGCCGTCGCAGCAGTGGTGCACAACATCACCGGTGCAGTCTATGTTGGCCTGGTGCGTAATCGCCCATTGACAAAAGAAACAAAGAGGAAGGAAACCATCAAGGTTTCTAGCTAA
- a CDS encoding D-hexose-6-phosphate mutarotase, giving the protein MTFFINSGGLEFSPAGAHIVHANSAEGELLYLSSTSEYGEGTAIRGGVPIIAPWFGGLLGLDPMHGWARRSAWDVDENNGQIHATYSREGLLLNIRTHSTDAGFDISLRLSNDTDQSSTVQLAFHPYFKVDDVEKIEVEGFDGIDILNRLTDTVGTQDGVITFDGEYDRIALGTPQVKIYDTNRIITVEGEGHDSTVVWNPGKNRASTMADIGDGEWRDFVCVEPALLGAEQKGVTVAPGTSVTLVMRVGVEKR; this is encoded by the coding sequence ATGACTTTCTTTATTAATTCCGGCGGTTTGGAGTTCTCCCCCGCCGGTGCACATATCGTTCACGCCAATTCTGCTGAGGGTGAACTTCTCTATTTAAGCTCCACATCCGAATACGGTGAGGGCACTGCTATTCGCGGTGGTGTTCCAATCATCGCTCCGTGGTTTGGTGGATTGCTGGGCTTGGACCCGATGCATGGTTGGGCCAGGCGTTCTGCGTGGGATGTCGATGAAAATAATGGACAAATCCACGCTACCTACAGCCGTGAAGGTTTGCTTCTAAATATTCGTACGCACAGCACTGATGCTGGTTTTGATATTTCTTTGCGCCTGAGCAACGACACTGATCAATCCAGCACTGTCCAGTTGGCTTTCCATCCTTATTTCAAGGTCGATGATGTGGAAAAGATTGAGGTGGAGGGCTTCGACGGCATCGATATTTTGAATCGACTCACCGATACAGTTGGCACTCAGGACGGTGTAATCACATTCGATGGTGAATACGATCGCATTGCTCTGGGTACTCCCCAGGTCAAGATTTACGATACAAATCGCATTATTACTGTTGAAGGCGAAGGTCATGATTCCACTGTGGTGTGGAATCCAGGCAAAAATCGCGCCTCCACCATGGCCGATATTGGCGATGGTGAATGGCGCGACTTTGTCTGTGTAGAACCAGCGTTGTTGGGTGCTGAGCAGAAGGGAGTGACGGTGGCTCCCGGCACATCAGTCACCCTTGTGATGCGGGTGGGCGTCGAAAAGCGCTAG
- the glcB gene encoding malate synthase G — MTEQQKLSAQTADNAGTAGLTDSTVRVEVGGMQVAQVLYDFVTEAVLPRVGVDAEKFWSGFASIARDLTPRNRELLARRDELQALIDDYHRNNSGTAIDQDAYEEFLKEIGYLVEPPEAAEIRTQNIDKEISSTAGPQLVVPILNARFALNAANARWGSLYDALYGTNAIPETDGAEKGNEYNPIRGQKVIEWGREFLDNVVPLDGASHADVDKYNISDGKLAAHIGDDVYRLKNRDAYRGFTGNFLDPEAILLETNGLHIELQIDPVHPIGKADKTGLKDILLESAITTIMDFEDSVAAVDAEDKTLGYTNWFGLNTGELNEEVSKNGRSFTRELNSDRVYIGRNGTELVLHGRSLLFVRNVGHLMQNPSILIDGEEIFEGIMDAVITSVCAIPGIAPQNKKRNSRKGSIYIVKPKQHGPEEVAFTNELFGRVEDLLELPRYTLKVGVMDEERRTSVNLDACIMEVADRLAFINTGFLDRTGDEIHTSMEAGAMVRKADMQTAPWKQSYEDNNVDAGIQRGLPGKAQIGKGMWAMTELMAEMLEKKIGQPREGANTAWVPSPTGATLHATHYHLVDVFAVQAELRVAGRRDTLRNILTIPLALNAEWSAEEKKEELDNNCQSILGYVVRWVEQGVGCSKVPDIHNIALMEDRATLRISSQMLANWIRHDVVSEEQVVESLERMAVVVDKQNAGDDAYRDMAPNYDASIAFQAAKQLIFEGTKSPAGYTEPILHARRREFKAQN, encoded by the coding sequence ATGACTGAACAGCAAAAGTTGTCTGCTCAGACCGCTGACAACGCTGGAACTGCTGGACTTACAGACAGCACCGTGCGCGTCGAAGTTGGCGGCATGCAGGTTGCACAAGTTCTCTATGACTTTGTAACCGAAGCGGTACTCCCTCGCGTGGGTGTGGATGCGGAGAAGTTTTGGTCCGGATTCGCCAGCATTGCTCGGGATCTCACCCCACGTAACCGTGAGCTGCTCGCTCGCCGCGATGAGCTGCAAGCACTTATCGATGACTACCACCGCAATAACTCTGGTACCGCCATCGACCAAGATGCCTACGAAGAGTTCCTCAAGGAAATCGGTTACCTCGTTGAGCCACCTGAAGCTGCAGAGATCCGTACCCAAAATATCGATAAGGAAATCTCCAGCACTGCAGGTCCTCAGTTAGTTGTACCAATTCTTAATGCACGCTTTGCGCTTAATGCTGCAAACGCTCGTTGGGGTTCCCTCTACGATGCGCTGTACGGCACCAACGCCATTCCGGAAACTGATGGCGCTGAAAAGGGTAATGAGTACAACCCGATTCGTGGACAGAAGGTTATCGAGTGGGGCCGTGAGTTCCTCGATAATGTTGTTCCACTTGATGGTGCCTCCCATGCTGATGTTGATAAGTACAACATCAGTGACGGAAAGCTTGCCGCTCATATCGGTGATGATGTGTACCGCTTGAAGAATCGAGATGCTTACCGCGGCTTCACTGGTAACTTCCTTGATCCAGAAGCAATCCTCTTGGAGACCAACGGTCTGCATATTGAGCTGCAAATTGATCCTGTGCACCCAATCGGCAAGGCAGATAAAACTGGCCTGAAGGATATTTTATTGGAATCCGCGATCACCACGATCATGGACTTCGAAGATTCCGTTGCCGCTGTAGACGCTGAAGACAAGACTTTGGGCTACACCAACTGGTTTGGCCTTAACACTGGTGAGCTGAATGAGGAAGTGTCCAAGAACGGGCGCAGCTTTACTCGTGAGCTCAACAGCGACCGCGTTTACATTGGCCGCAATGGCACTGAGCTGGTTCTTCATGGTCGCTCCCTGCTGTTTGTTCGCAATGTTGGTCACCTCATGCAGAACCCATCCATCTTGATTGATGGCGAGGAAATCTTCGAAGGCATCATGGATGCAGTGATTACTTCTGTTTGTGCCATTCCTGGAATTGCACCGCAGAACAAGAAGCGCAATTCTCGTAAGGGTTCCATCTACATTGTGAAGCCAAAGCAGCATGGTCCTGAAGAAGTCGCATTCACCAATGAGCTTTTTGGTCGCGTGGAGGATTTGTTAGAGCTGCCTCGCTACACCTTGAAGGTTGGCGTGATGGATGAAGAGCGTCGAACCTCAGTTAATCTCGATGCCTGCATCATGGAAGTGGCCGATCGTCTCGCATTCATCAACACTGGTTTCTTGGATCGCACCGGCGATGAAATCCACACCTCCATGGAAGCTGGCGCGATGGTGCGCAAGGCTGATATGCAAACTGCACCGTGGAAGCAGTCTTATGAGGATAACAACGTTGATGCAGGTATTCAGCGTGGACTTCCAGGCAAGGCTCAGATTGGTAAGGGCATGTGGGCGATGACTGAGCTCATGGCCGAGATGCTGGAGAAGAAGATTGGTCAGCCACGTGAAGGTGCCAACACTGCATGGGTACCATCACCAACAGGCGCAACTTTGCACGCTACGCACTACCACTTGGTTGATGTGTTCGCGGTGCAGGCGGAACTGCGCGTGGCCGGTCGCCGCGATACCTTGCGCAATATCTTGACCATTCCATTGGCACTAAATGCTGAATGGTCTGCGGAAGAGAAGAAGGAAGAGCTGGATAACAACTGCCAGTCCATCCTGGGATACGTTGTCCGTTGGGTTGAGCAGGGCGTTGGTTGTTCTAAGGTTCCAGATATCCACAACATTGCGCTCATGGAAGACCGCGCAACGCTGCGTATTTCTTCTCAGATGCTGGCCAACTGGATTCGTCACGATGTTGTTTCGGAAGAACAGGTCGTGGAATCGCTAGAACGAATGGCAGTGGTCGTCGATAAGCAAAATGCTGGCGATGATGCCTACCGCGATATGGCGCCGAATTACGACGCGTCCATCGCCTTTCAAGCTGCAAAGCAGCTGATTTTTGAAGGCACCAAGTCTCCAGCCGGCTACACCGAGCCTATTCTGCACGCCCGCCGCCGCGAGTTCAAAGCACAAAACTAG